Proteins from one Pseudomonas sp. KBS0710 genomic window:
- a CDS encoding lactate dehydrogenase: MADVIDLYSKNGQLPGRETVWAWENDNQDAVTQAISQRFGSISTASRYSGLGAALVDQFTGGGGAGISQSVLNTTAERAGDTGGIKADQAVLHSKADNQISLSIKTASGKTVTFSLFSQKDGLGVQATVDGGDLTADELKAVGQLGAAFQASVDGLTAVPPKLDLSKLTQFDTSVLASVDLNAKVKTQGGEDMSLTFHADSQSRTTRMRGPAGDVDLSVDLKNRAILGDSKQQAKAMKTYLAQFDRVQQRGSANADLMAMFKDAFSAMNSNYPQGAGATNALSNNPTDKGLLTGLADFKASIKQAVGASNAMRPTEVDSFSYTVSQKTQVNGRSSADRSVTQNQQSVLSANFHKSLSGGEPPVLDGTRESQNYLYVQVQDKASSTASFSYKDGQLASASVSQSAVQNTRTQKYEMAQLVSDTVVPKEGSSKRDYLALLEHAAQEVKKSKDALEQSTLKDALAAMQDSVLLKDYPAVLMR; this comes from the coding sequence GTGGCCGACGTTATCGATCTCTATTCCAAAAACGGGCAGCTCCCCGGCCGCGAAACCGTGTGGGCCTGGGAAAACGATAATCAGGACGCAGTCACCCAGGCGATCAGCCAACGCTTCGGTTCAATCTCCACGGCTAGCCGTTACAGCGGCCTCGGTGCTGCGTTGGTGGATCAGTTCACCGGGGGCGGCGGGGCGGGGATTTCACAATCGGTGCTCAACACAACGGCAGAGCGTGCCGGTGATACGGGCGGGATCAAGGCCGACCAGGCGGTGTTGCACAGCAAGGCCGACAACCAAATCAGCCTCAGCATCAAGACCGCCAGCGGTAAGACGGTGACGTTCAGCCTGTTCAGTCAGAAAGACGGCTTGGGCGTGCAGGCCACCGTCGACGGCGGCGATTTGACCGCGGATGAACTCAAAGCCGTCGGCCAATTGGGGGCGGCGTTCCAGGCTTCGGTCGATGGGTTGACCGCCGTACCGCCGAAACTCGACCTGAGCAAACTGACCCAGTTCGACACCAGCGTGTTGGCGTCGGTGGACCTCAACGCCAAAGTCAAAACCCAGGGGGGCGAGGACATGAGCCTGACGTTCCACGCCGACAGCCAAAGCCGCACCACACGTATGAGAGGCCCGGCCGGCGACGTCGACCTGTCTGTGGACCTGAAAAACCGCGCAATCCTGGGTGACTCCAAACAGCAGGCCAAGGCGATGAAAACCTACCTCGCCCAGTTCGACCGGGTGCAACAGCGCGGTAGTGCCAATGCTGATTTGATGGCGATGTTCAAGGATGCGTTCAGCGCCATGAACAGCAACTATCCCCAAGGCGCTGGTGCAACGAATGCATTGAGCAACAACCCGACCGACAAAGGTTTGCTGACAGGGCTGGCGGACTTCAAGGCTTCGATCAAGCAGGCCGTCGGTGCGTCCAACGCAATGCGTCCTACGGAAGTCGACAGCTTCTCCTACACCGTGTCGCAGAAGACCCAGGTCAATGGCCGCAGCAGCGCGGACCGCAGCGTTACCCAGAACCAGCAGTCGGTGCTGTCGGCAAACTTCCACAAAAGCCTCAGCGGTGGCGAGCCACCGGTGTTGGATGGCACCCGCGAATCGCAGAACTACCTGTATGTGCAAGTGCAGGACAAGGCCAGCAGCACCGCGAGCTTCTCCTATAAGGATGGCCAACTGGCGAGTGCTTCTGTGTCGCAGTCGGCGGTGCAGAACACCCGGACCCAGAAGTACGAGATGGCCCAGTTGGTGTCAGACACGGTGGTGCCGAAAGAAGGCTCGTCCAAACGCGACTACCTGGCGTTGCTGGAGCACGCAGCCCAGGAGGTTAAAAAGTCCAAGGACGCGCTGGAGCAATCAACCTTGAAGGACGCCCTGGCGGCCATGCAGGATTCGGTGCTGCTAAAGGACTATCCCGCTGTACTGATGCGCTGA
- a CDS encoding sigma-54-dependent transcriptional regulator — MRIHVSFIDRVGITQEVLALLGGRNLNLDAVEMVPPNVYIDAPTLSAEVLEELRDALFSVHGVQAVTVVDILPGQRRHLQLDALLAAMTDPVLALDSAGKILLANPALIALYGREPAGESISALFNDPALLETLLEQGFRLPLREISVNGQTFLLDATPITDAGALLTLYQPNRIGEQLSALHHDHAEGFDALLGESPVIRTLKARAQRVAALDAPLLIQGETGTGKELVARACHAISARHSAPFLALNCAALPENLAESELFGYAPGAFTGAQRGGKPGLMELANQGTVFLDEIGEMSPYLQAKLLRFLNDGSFRRVGGDREVKVNVRILSATHRDLEKMVSEGTFREDLFYRLNVLNVEVPPLRERGQDILLLARYFMQQACAQIQRPVCRLAPGTYPALLGNRWPGNVRQLQNVIFRAAAICESTLVDIGDLDIAGTSVARQNDGEVESLEQAVEDFERNLLETLYASYPSTRQLASRLQTSHTAIAHRLRKYGIPNKP, encoded by the coding sequence ATGCGTATCCACGTCAGCTTCATCGACCGCGTCGGCATTACCCAGGAAGTCCTGGCCTTGCTCGGTGGGCGCAATCTCAACCTGGATGCGGTGGAAATGGTGCCGCCCAACGTGTATATCGACGCGCCGACCCTGAGCGCCGAAGTGCTCGAAGAGCTGCGCGATGCGCTGTTCAGCGTGCACGGTGTGCAGGCGGTTACTGTGGTGGATATCCTGCCCGGCCAACGCCGCCACCTGCAACTCGACGCGCTGCTGGCGGCCATGACCGACCCGGTGCTGGCCCTGGACAGCGCGGGCAAGATCCTGCTGGCCAACCCGGCGCTGATCGCGCTGTATGGCCGCGAACCGGCAGGCGAAAGCATCAGCGCGTTGTTCAACGACCCGGCGCTGCTGGAGACCTTGCTCGAACAGGGCTTTCGTTTGCCGTTGCGCGAAATCAGCGTCAACGGCCAGACCTTTTTGCTCGACGCCACGCCGATCACCGACGCCGGCGCCCTGCTGACCCTGTATCAGCCCAACCGCATCGGTGAGCAACTGTCGGCGCTGCATCACGACCATGCCGAAGGGTTTGATGCGCTGCTGGGCGAGTCGCCGGTGATCCGCACCCTCAAGGCGCGGGCGCAACGGGTGGCGGCGCTGGATGCACCGCTGTTGATCCAGGGCGAAACCGGCACAGGCAAAGAGCTGGTCGCGCGCGCCTGCCATGCGATCAGTGCGCGCCACAGTGCGCCGTTTCTAGCGTTGAACTGCGCGGCGTTGCCGGAGAACCTCGCCGAAAGTGAGTTGTTCGGTTATGCGCCTGGCGCCTTTACCGGCGCGCAGCGTGGCGGCAAGCCGGGGCTGATGGAGTTGGCCAACCAGGGCACGGTGTTCCTCGATGAGATCGGTGAAATGTCGCCGTATTTGCAGGCCAAGCTGCTGCGGTTTCTGAATGACGGCAGCTTTCGCCGGGTGGGCGGCGACCGTGAAGTGAAGGTGAATGTGCGCATCCTCAGCGCCACCCATCGCGACCTGGAAAAGATGGTCAGCGAGGGCACCTTCCGCGAAGACCTGTTCTACCGCCTTAATGTGCTCAACGTCGAAGTGCCGCCGCTGCGCGAGCGCGGCCAGGACATTCTGCTGCTGGCGCGCTACTTCATGCAGCAGGCCTGTGCACAGATCCAGCGCCCGGTGTGCCGCCTGGCGCCCGGCACTTACCCGGCGCTGCTGGGTAACCGCTGGCCGGGTAATGTGCGCCAGTTGCAAAACGTGATCTTCCGCGCCGCCGCCATCTGCGAAAGTACCTTGGTGGACATTGGCGATCTGGACATCGCCGGCACCTCGGTCGCCCGCCAGAACGACGGCGAAGTCGAGAGCCTGGAACAAGCAGTGGAAGACTTCGAGCGCAATCTGCTGGAAACCCTCTACGCCAGTTACCCCTCGACCCGCCAACTGGCGAGCCGCCTGCAAACGTCCCATACGGCGATCGCCCATCGCTTGCGCAAGTACGGCATTCCCAATAAGCCTTGA
- the gcvH gene encoding glycine cleavage system protein GcvH: MSELRFTEDHEWLRAEADGSVTVGITAFAQNALGDVVFVQLPELQVYDKGAEASTVESVKAASGVYMPLDGEVLEVNDKLDGSPELVNEDPMGEGWFFRFKPADAEAVAKLLDQDAYDRLIKANAEA; the protein is encoded by the coding sequence ATGAGCGAGTTGCGTTTCACTGAAGATCACGAATGGCTGCGCGCCGAAGCCGATGGCAGCGTCACCGTGGGTATCACCGCTTTCGCGCAGAACGCGCTGGGTGATGTGGTTTTCGTGCAACTGCCGGAGTTGCAGGTTTACGACAAGGGCGCCGAAGCCTCCACCGTGGAATCGGTAAAAGCCGCCAGCGGCGTGTACATGCCGCTGGACGGCGAAGTCCTCGAAGTGAACGACAAGCTCGATGGCAGCCCGGAACTGGTCAACGAAGACCCAATGGGCGAAGGCTGGTTCTTCCGCTTTAAACCGGCCGACGCCGAGGCGGTAGCTAAACTGCTGGATCAGGATGCGTACGACCGCCTGATCAAAGCCAACGCTGAAGCCTGA
- the nadA gene encoding quinolinate synthase NadA, with translation MTQISERLLVQAHLDAKQPRALSADEEASLRSAIAAELKAQDAVLVAHFYCDPVIQALAEETGGCVSDSLEMARFGAAHPAKTVLVAGVRFMGETAKILTPEKRILMPTLEATCSLDLGCPVDEFSAFCDQHPERTVVVYANTSAAVKARADWVVTSSCALEIVESLMDNGETIIWGPDKHLGTYIQRQTGADMLLWDGACIVHEEFKSKQLEDMKALYPDAAILVHPESPTAVIELADAVGSTSQLIAAAQRLPNKTFIVATDRGIFYKMQQLCPDKVFVEAPTAGNGAACRSCAHCPWMAMNTLERTLQCLREGSNEIFVEPSVIPHAVRPLKRMLDFTQAARLKLAGNA, from the coding sequence ATGACGCAAATTTCCGAACGCCTACTGGTTCAAGCTCACCTCGACGCCAAGCAGCCCAGGGCGCTGAGCGCCGATGAAGAGGCGAGCCTGCGCAGTGCCATCGCCGCCGAGCTCAAGGCTCAGGACGCGGTGCTGGTGGCCCACTTCTATTGCGACCCGGTGATCCAGGCCCTGGCCGAAGAAACCGGTGGCTGTGTCTCCGACTCCCTGGAAATGGCGCGCTTTGGCGCTGCCCACCCGGCCAAGACCGTGTTGGTCGCCGGCGTGCGTTTCATGGGCGAGACCGCCAAAATCCTTACTCCCGAAAAACGCATCCTCATGCCCACCCTGGAAGCCACCTGCTCCCTGGACCTGGGCTGCCCGGTGGATGAGTTCTCGGCGTTCTGCGACCAGCACCCCGAGCGCACGGTGGTGGTGTACGCCAACACCTCGGCGGCGGTCAAAGCGCGTGCCGACTGGGTGGTTACCTCCAGCTGTGCGCTGGAAATCGTCGAAAGCCTGATGGATAACGGCGAGACGATTATCTGGGGGCCGGACAAGCACCTGGGCACTTACATTCAGCGCCAGACTGGCGCAGACATGTTGCTGTGGGACGGCGCTTGCATCGTCCACGAAGAGTTCAAGTCCAAGCAGCTTGAAGACATGAAGGCACTGTACCCGGACGCCGCGATCCTGGTGCACCCGGAGTCGCCGACGGCGGTGATTGAATTGGCTGACGCGGTGGGTTCCACCAGCCAACTGATTGCCGCAGCCCAGCGCTTGCCGAACAAGACCTTTATCGTGGCCACGGATCGCGGCATCTTCTACAAGATGCAGCAGTTGTGCCCGGATAAAGTCTTTGTTGAGGCACCGACTGCCGGCAACGGCGCGGCCTGCCGCAGTTGCGCGCACTGCCCGTGGATGGCGATGAATACGCTGGAGCGCACGCTGCAGTGTTTGCGTGAGGGCAGTAATGAGATCTTCGTCGAGCCGTCGGTGATCCCGCACGCCGTGCGCCCGCTCAAGCGCATGCTGGATTTCACCCAGGCTGCGCGCCTCAAGCTGGCTGGCAACGCCTGA
- a CDS encoding L-serine ammonia-lyase has product MSLSVFDLFKIGIGPSSSHTVGPMRAAARFVEGLKRDNLLSATTGIKVELYGSLGATGKGHGSDKAVLLGLEGEHPDTVNTETVAARLAQMRGDGRLNLLGEHSIAFNEKEHLAMIRKPLAYHPNGMIFRAFDAAGIQIRSREYYSVGGGFVVDEDAAGADRIVEDTTPLTFPFKHAKDLLGHCATYGLSISQVMLTNESAWRPEAETRAGLLNIWQVMQDCVDAGCRNEGILPGGLKVKRRAAALHRQLCKNPESALRDPLSVLDWVNLYALAVNEENANGGRVVTAPTNGAAGIVPAVLHYYMRFIPGANEDGVVRFLLTAAAIGILYKENASISGAEVGCQGEVGVACSMAAGALCEVLGGSVSQVENAAEIGMEHNLGLTCDPIGGLVQVPCIERNAMGSVKAINAVRMALRGDGQHFVSLDKVIRTMRQTGADMKSKYKETARGGLAVNIIEC; this is encoded by the coding sequence ATGTCCCTTAGCGTGTTCGACCTGTTCAAGATTGGCATCGGCCCCTCCAGCTCCCACACCGTCGGCCCGATGCGCGCCGCCGCTCGATTCGTCGAGGGCCTCAAGCGTGACAACCTGCTGAGCGCCACCACCGGCATCAAGGTGGAGCTCTATGGCTCGCTGGGCGCCACCGGCAAAGGTCACGGCAGCGACAAGGCCGTGTTGCTGGGCCTGGAAGGCGAACACCCGGACACCGTGAATACCGAAACCGTCGCCGCACGCCTTGCGCAAATGCGCGGTGACGGTCGCTTGAACCTGCTCGGCGAACACAGCATTGCGTTCAACGAGAAAGAACACCTGGCGATGATTCGCAAGCCTCTCGCCTACCATCCCAATGGCATGATTTTTCGTGCTTTCGACGCCGCCGGTATCCAGATCCGCAGCCGCGAGTATTACTCCGTCGGCGGCGGGTTTGTGGTGGATGAAGACGCTGCCGGCGCAGACCGGATTGTCGAAGACACCACGCCGCTGACCTTCCCTTTCAAACACGCCAAGGACTTGCTTGGCCATTGCGCCACCTATGGGTTGTCCATCAGCCAGGTGATGCTGACCAATGAAAGTGCCTGGCGCCCGGAGGCGGAAACCCGCGCCGGTTTGCTGAACATCTGGCAGGTGATGCAGGACTGCGTGGATGCCGGTTGTCGCAACGAAGGTATCTTGCCCGGCGGTTTGAAGGTCAAGCGCCGTGCGGCGGCGTTGCATCGGCAGCTGTGCAAAAACCCCGAGTCGGCATTGCGCGACCCGTTGTCGGTGCTGGATTGGGTCAACCTGTATGCGCTGGCGGTCAACGAAGAAAACGCCAACGGCGGGCGCGTGGTCACCGCGCCCACCAACGGTGCGGCCGGGATTGTGCCGGCGGTGCTGCATTACTACATGCGCTTTATCCCCGGCGCGAACGAGGACGGCGTGGTGCGCTTTCTGCTCACCGCTGCCGCCATCGGGATTTTGTACAAGGAAAACGCCTCGATTTCCGGCGCCGAAGTCGGCTGTCAGGGCGAAGTCGGCGTGGCCTGTTCCATGGCTGCGGGCGCCTTGTGCGAGGTGTTGGGCGGCAGCGTGTCCCAAGTGGAAAACGCCGCCGAAATCGGCATGGAACACAACCTCGGCCTGACCTGCGACCCGATTGGCGGGCTGGTGCAGGTACCGTGCATCGAGCGCAATGCCATGGGCTCGGTCAAGGCAATCAATGCGGTGCGCATGGCCTTGCGTGGCGACGGGCAGCACTTTGTCTCGCTCGACAAGGTCATCCGCACCATGCGCCAGACCGGCGCCGATATGAAAAGCAAATACAAGGAAACCGCCCGTGGCGGTTTGGCCGTCAATATTATCGAGTGCTGA
- the gcvT gene encoding glycine cleavage system aminomethyltransferase GcvT: protein MSTETLLKTPLHALHIELGARMVPFAGYDMPVQYQLGVMKEHLHTRDQAGLFDVSHMGQIRLTGANAAKALETLVPVDIIDLPVGMQRYAMFTNDQGGILDDLMVANLGNDELFLVVNAACKDQDLAHLRKHIGEQCSIEPLFEERALLALQGPAAVKVLARLAPEVTKMTFMQFATLRLLGVDCYVSRSGYTGEDGFEISVPAANAESLARSLLAETEVQAIGLGARDSLRLEAGLCLYGHDMNTETTPIEASLLWAISKARRADGARAGGFPGADRIFTQQQAGVSRKRVGLLPQERTPVREGAEIVDEHGTVIGSVCSGGFGPTLGGPLAMGYLDSAFVALDTEVSALVRGKKVPLRVSKMPFVPQRYYRG, encoded by the coding sequence ATGTCCACCGAAACCCTGTTGAAAACCCCATTGCACGCGCTGCACATCGAGCTGGGCGCACGCATGGTGCCCTTCGCCGGCTACGACATGCCGGTGCAATACCAGCTGGGCGTGATGAAGGAACACCTGCACACCCGTGATCAGGCCGGGCTGTTCGACGTGTCCCACATGGGCCAGATCCGCCTGACCGGCGCGAATGCCGCCAAGGCCCTGGAAACCCTGGTGCCGGTCGACATCATCGACCTGCCAGTCGGCATGCAGCGCTACGCCATGTTCACCAATGACCAGGGCGGCATCCTCGACGACCTGATGGTGGCTAACCTGGGCAACGACGAACTGTTCCTGGTGGTCAACGCGGCCTGCAAGGATCAGGACCTGGCCCACCTGCGCAAACATATCGGCGAGCAGTGCAGCATTGAGCCGCTGTTCGAAGAGCGCGCCCTGCTGGCCCTGCAAGGCCCGGCAGCGGTAAAAGTGCTGGCGCGCCTGGCGCCGGAAGTCACCAAGATGACCTTCATGCAGTTCGCCACCCTGCGCCTGCTGGGCGTGGACTGCTACGTGAGCCGCTCGGGTTACACCGGCGAAGACGGTTTTGAGATTTCCGTACCGGCGGCCAATGCCGAGAGCCTGGCGCGCAGCCTGCTCGCCGAAACCGAAGTTCAAGCCATCGGCCTGGGCGCCCGTGATTCCCTGCGCCTGGAAGCCGGCCTGTGCCTCTACGGCCATGACATGAACACCGAGACCACGCCGATTGAAGCCAGCCTGCTGTGGGCCATCTCCAAGGCCCGTCGCGCTGATGGCGCACGTGCCGGTGGCTTCCCGGGCGCCGACCGCATCTTCACCCAGCAGCAAGCCGGTGTAAGCCGCAAGCGCGTGGGCCTGCTGCCACAGGAACGTACCCCGGTGCGTGAAGGGGCGGAAATCGTCGACGAACACGGCACAGTGATCGGCAGCGTCTGCAGCGGCGGCTTTGGCCCAACCTTGGGCGGCCCGCTGGCCATGGGTTACCTGGACAGCGCATTTGTCGCACTGGACACCGAAGTGTCTGCGTTGGTACGTGGGAAAAAGGTGCCATTACGTGTAAGTAAAATGCCATTTGTACCGCAACGTTACTACCGCGGCTGA
- a CDS encoding cold-shock protein has product MSNRQSGTVKWFNDEKGFGFITPESGPDLFVHFRAIQGNGFKSLKEGQKVTFVSVQGQKGLQADEVQAEG; this is encoded by the coding sequence ATGTCGAATCGTCAGAGCGGTACCGTCAAGTGGTTTAACGACGAGAAAGGGTTTGGTTTTATCACTCCAGAAAGCGGTCCGGATCTGTTCGTGCATTTCCGCGCTATTCAGGGCAACGGCTTCAAGAGCCTGAAAGAAGGCCAGAAAGTCACCTTCGTTTCGGTTCAAGGCCAAAAAGGTCTGCAAGCAGACGAAGTACAAGCAGAAGGCTGA
- a CDS encoding RDD family protein, with translation MPKPLLSPQGEFPAVGLGRRLAAMFYDFLLCTALLIVTAFIYKLVWMAFIGEARMRTLTESGALDGDPLLSTILFFVLFGFFAKFWTHSGQTLGMQVWGVRVQNADGSRISLWQALLRFVVAIASWLCVGLGFVWSVFDKRKRSWHDIYSDTQLVRIPKQKK, from the coding sequence ATGCCCAAACCTTTGTTGAGCCCCCAAGGCGAATTCCCCGCCGTTGGCCTGGGCCGTCGTCTGGCAGCGATGTTCTATGACTTCCTGTTGTGCACCGCGCTGCTGATCGTCACGGCGTTTATCTACAAGCTGGTGTGGATGGCGTTTATCGGCGAAGCCAGGATGCGCACGCTCACCGAGTCCGGCGCGCTGGACGGCGACCCGCTGCTGTCGACGATTCTGTTTTTCGTGCTGTTTGGTTTTTTCGCCAAGTTCTGGACCCACTCGGGGCAGACGCTGGGTATGCAGGTGTGGGGCGTGCGCGTACAGAACGCCGACGGCTCGCGCATCAGCCTGTGGCAGGCGCTGCTGCGGTTTGTGGTGGCGATTGCGTCGTGGTTGTGCGTGGGGCTGGGGTTTGTCTGGTCGGTGTTTGATAAGCGCAAACGCAGCTGGCATGACATCTACTCGGATACGCAGCTGGTGCGAATCCCCAAGCAGAAAAAGTAA
- the gcvP gene encoding aminomethyl-transferring glycine dehydrogenase: MTINLSTANEFIARHIGPRQEDEQHMLASLGFDSLEALSASVIPESIKGTSVLGLEDGLSEAQALAKIKAIAGKNQLFKTYIGQGYYNCHTPSPILRNLLENPAWYTAYTPYQPEISQGRLEALLNFQTLISDLTGLPIANASLLDEATAAAEAMTFCKRLSKNKGSNAFFASIHSHPQTLDVLRTRAEPLGIDVVVGDERELTDVSAFFGALLQYPASNGDVFDYRELTERFHAANALVAVAADLLALTLLTPPGEFGADVAIGSAQRFGVPLGFGGPHAAYFSTKDAFKRDMPGRLVGVSVDRFGKPALRLAMQTREQHIRREKATSNICTAQVLLANIASMYAVYHGPKGLTQIAQRIHQLTAILAKGLTALGLKVEQANFFDTITLNTGANTAALHDKARAQRINLRVVDAERVGLSVDETTTQADIEALWAIFADGKALPAFAATDSTLPAALLRQSPILSHPVFNRYHSETELMRYLRKLADKDLALDRTMIPLGSCTMKLNAASEMIPVTWAEFGALHPFAPAAQSAGYLELTSDLEAMLCAATGYDAISLQPNAGSQGEYAGLLAIRAYHQSRGEERRDICLIPSSAHGTNPATANMAGMRVVVTACDARGNVDIEDLRAKAIEHREHLAALMITYPSTHGVFEEGIREICGIIHDNGGQVYIDGANMNAMVGLCAPGKFGGDVSHLNLHKTFCIPHGGGGPGVGPIGVKSHLTPFLPGHAAMERKEGAVCAAPFGSASILPITWMYISMMGGAGLKRASQLAILNANYISRRLEEHYPVLYTGSNGLVAHECILDLRPLKDSSGISVDDVAKRLIDFGFHAPTMSFPVAGTLMIEPTESESKEELDRFCDAMIAIREEIRAVENGTLDKDDNPLKNAPHTAAEIVGEWSHPYSREQAVYPVASLIEGKYWPPVGRVDNVFGDRNLVCACPSIESYA; encoded by the coding sequence ATGACCATCAATCTCAGCACCGCCAACGAATTCATCGCCCGCCACATCGGCCCGCGTCAGGAAGATGAGCAGCACATGCTCGCAAGCCTAGGCTTTGATTCCCTCGAAGCCCTCAGCGCCAGCGTGATCCCGGAAAGCATCAAGGGCACCAGCGTGCTCGGCCTGGAAGACGGCCTGAGCGAAGCCCAGGCCCTGGCCAAGATCAAGGCCATCGCCGGCAAGAACCAGCTGTTCAAGACTTACATCGGCCAGGGCTACTACAACTGCCACACGCCGTCGCCGATCCTGCGCAACCTGCTGGAGAACCCGGCCTGGTACACCGCTTACACCCCGTATCAACCCGAGATTTCCCAAGGCCGCCTGGAAGCGCTGCTGAACTTCCAGACCCTGATCAGCGACCTCACCGGCCTGCCGATCGCCAACGCCTCCTTGCTCGACGAAGCCACCGCCGCCGCCGAAGCCATGACCTTCTGCAAGCGCCTGAGCAAGAACAAGGGCAGCAATGCCTTCTTCGCCTCGATCCACAGCCACCCGCAAACCCTCGACGTGCTGCGCACCCGTGCCGAGCCGCTGGGCATCGACGTGGTAGTGGGCGATGAGCGTGAGCTGACTGACGTCAGCGCATTCTTCGGCGCCCTGCTGCAATACCCGGCCAGCAACGGTGATGTGTTTGATTACCGCGAACTGACCGAGCGTTTCCACGCCGCCAACGCACTGGTGGCCGTGGCCGCCGACCTGCTGGCCCTGACCCTGCTGACCCCGCCGGGTGAATTCGGCGCCGACGTGGCCATCGGCAGCGCGCAACGCTTCGGCGTACCGCTGGGCTTTGGTGGCCCGCACGCGGCGTACTTCTCCACCAAGGATGCGTTCAAGCGTGATATGCCGGGCCGTCTGGTCGGTGTATCGGTCGACCGTTTCGGCAAGCCGGCCCTGCGCCTGGCCATGCAGACCCGCGAGCAACATATCCGTCGCGAGAAAGCCACCAGCAACATCTGCACCGCGCAGGTCCTGTTGGCCAACATTGCCAGCATGTACGCCGTGTACCACGGCCCTAAAGGCCTGACCCAGATCGCCCAGCGCATTCACCAGCTGACCGCGATCCTGGCCAAAGGCTTGACCGCCCTGGGCCTGAAGGTTGAGCAGGCAAACTTCTTCGACACCATCACCCTCAACACGGGCGCCAACACCGCCGCCCTGCATGACAAGGCTCGCGCCCAGCGCATCAACCTGCGTGTAGTGGATGCCGAGCGCGTTGGCCTGTCGGTCGACGAAACCACCACCCAGGCCGATATCGAAGCCTTGTGGGCGATCTTCGCCGATGGCAAGGCACTGCCGGCCTTCGCTGCGACTGACAGCACCTTGCCTGCGGCGCTGCTGCGCCAGTCGCCGATCCTCAGCCACCCGGTGTTCAACCGTTACCACTCCGAAACCGAGCTGATGCGCTACCTGCGCAAGCTGGCCGACAAGGACCTGGCGCTGGACCGCACCATGATCCCGCTGGGTTCGTGCACCATGAAACTCAACGCCGCCAGCGAAATGATCCCGGTGACCTGGGCCGAATTCGGTGCCTTGCACCCGTTCGCCCCGGCTGCACAAAGCGCCGGCTACCTGGAGCTGACCTCTGACCTGGAAGCCATGCTCTGCGCGGCCACCGGTTACGACGCGATCTCGCTGCAACCGAACGCCGGTTCCCAAGGTGAATACGCCGGCCTCTTGGCCATTCGTGCTTACCACCAGAGCCGTGGCGAAGAACGCCGCGACATCTGCCTGATCCCGTCTTCGGCCCACGGCACCAACCCTGCGACCGCCAACATGGCCGGTATGCGCGTGGTGGTCACCGCCTGCGATGCACGCGGCAACGTCGATATCGAAGACTTGCGCGCCAAGGCCATCGAGCACCGCGAGCACCTCGCTGCGCTGATGATCACCTACCCGTCCACCCACGGCGTGTTCGAAGAAGGCATCCGCGAAATCTGCGGGATCATTCATGACAACGGCGGCCAGGTGTACATCGACGGCGCCAACATGAACGCGATGGTCGGCCTGTGCGCACCGGGCAAGTTCGGTGGCGACGTGTCTCACCTGAACCTGCACAAAACCTTCTGCATCCCGCACGGCGGTGGCGGCCCGGGCGTTGGCCCGATTGGGGTTAAATCCCACCTCACGCCATTCCTGCCAGGCCACGCGGCCATGGAACGCAAGGAAGGCGCGGTGTGCGCGGCGCCATTTGGCAGCGCGAGCATTCTGCCGATCACCTGGATGTACATCAGCATGATGGGCGGCGCGGGCCTCAAGCGCGCCTCGCAGTTGGCGATCCTGAACGCCAACTACATTTCCCGTCGCCTCGAAGAGCATTACCCCGTGCTCTACACCGGCAGCAACGGCCTGGTGGCGCACGAATGCATCCTCGACCTGCGCCCATTGAAAGACAGCAGCGGCATCAGCGTGGATGACGTGGCCAAGCGCCTGATCGACTTCGGTTTCCATGCGCCGACCATGTCGTTCCCGGTGGCGGGCACCTTGATGATCGAGCCGACCGAAAGCGAATCCAAGGAAGAACTGGACCGCTTCTGTGACGCCATGATTGCCATCCGCGAGGAAATTCGCGCAGTCGAAAACGGCACCTTGGACAAGGACGACAACCCACTGAAAAACGCCCCGCACACGGCGGCTGAAATCGTCGGTGAATGGAGCCACCCATACAGCCGCGAACAGGCGGTGTACCCGGTTGCGTCGTTGATCGAAGGCAAGTACTGGCCGCCGGTTGGCCGGGTCGACAACGTGTTCGGCGACCGCAACCTGGTGTGTGCGTGCCCGTCGATCGAGAGCTACGCGTAA